The Pelodiscus sinensis isolate JC-2024 chromosome 30, ASM4963464v1, whole genome shotgun sequence genome has a window encoding:
- the LOC142821361 gene encoding olfactory receptor 10D3-like, whose translation MGLDNRTQVTHFILLGIPNTEGFETVLFFTFLAFYLCTLLGNLLIFSAVLVDPRLHTPMYFFLCNLAVLDIGISSLSVPKLLASLWFQDKVISLGGCMSQVFTAHFLGSTECLLYTVMAFDRYVAICHPLRYLLIMNRKVCALLAAGSWIASSFHATIVTTLTFTLPYCGSNVIDYFFCDIFTVAKLACGDTYILETVVFTNTGVVPMTCFVLILASYVRIVFCILKMNAGEGRRKATSTCASHLVVVTMFFGPCALIYTQPQLSKVLVTPVNIFGNLITPMVNPAIYTLRNKEVKAALRKLRGGSDTCTLMCSRCRSSM comes from the coding sequence ATGGGACTGGACAACCGCACCCAGGTGACTCATTTCATCCTCTTAGGGATCCCCAACACTGAGGGCTTCGAGACCGTCCTCTTCTTCACCTTCTTAGCCTTCTACCTCTGCACTCTGCTGGGCAACCTGCTCATCTTCTCAGCCGTCCTCGTtgacccccgcctgcacacccccatgtacttcttcctctgcAACCTCGCCGTGCTGGACATTGGCATCTCTTCCCTCAGCGTCCCCAAATTGCTGGCCAGCCTCTGGTTCCAGGATAAGGTCATCTCGCTGGGCGGGTGCATGTCCCAGGTCTTCACTGCTCACTTCCTGGGTAGCACGGAGTGTCTGCTGTACACCGTCATGGCCTTTGAccggtacgtggccatctgccacccgctgCGCTACCTGCTCATCATGAACCGCAAGGTGTGTGCCCTCCTAGCCGCCGGCAGCTGGATCGCCAGCTCCTTCCACGCCACCATCGTCACCACCCTGACCTTCACGCTGCCCTACTGTGGGTCCAACGTGATAGACTATTTCTTTTGTGACATCTTCACCGTGGCCAAGCTGGCCTGTGGGGACACGTACATCTTGGAGACCGTGGTCTTCACCAACACTGGGGTGGTGCCCATGACCTGCTTCGTCCTCATCCTCGCCTCCTACGTCAGGATCGTCTTCTGCATCCTGAAGATGAACGCGGGTGAAGGGCGGCGCAAAGCGACCTCCACTTGCGCCTCCCATCTGGTGGTGGTGACCATGTTCTTCGGGCCCTGCGCTTTGATCTACACTCAGCCACAGCTGAGCAAAGTGCTGGTGACCCCTGTGAACATTTTTGGCAACTTGATCACGCCCATGGTGAACCCGGCCATCTACACGCTGCGCAACAAGGAGGTGAAAGCGGCTCTGAGAAAACTGCGAGGGGGGTCAGACACCTGCACGTTGATGTGCAGCAGATGCAGGAGTAGCATGTGA